A single window of Pyrus communis chromosome 10, drPyrComm1.1, whole genome shotgun sequence DNA harbors:
- the LOC137747942 gene encoding uncharacterized protein: MIASTIKTQYEGSSHDSVLYSKPYSKKIDTLNMPKGYQLPKFMQFDGKGNLKQHVTHFIETCNNAGMEEDYLVKKFVRSLKGNAFDWYTNLKPEFINSWDQLEKEFLNCFYSTRRTISMLELTSTKQWKDEPIIDYINRWRSLSLDCKDQLSETSAIDMCVQGMHWGLHYILQGIKPRTFEVLATRSHHIELSIANHGKKEPITDFKKDKVFAPNIDKIGKKPAKEAFTVNTTPIKTSSTPIKIDVIKDSTQIKPSF; this comes from the coding sequence atgatcgcaagcacaaTCAAGAcgcagtacgaaggaagctcacaTGACTCCGTACTATACTCAAAGCCCTACTCCAAGAAAATTGACACTTTGAATATGCCAAAGGGTTACCAGCtgccaaaattcatgcagttcgatggaaaggGAAACCTAAAGCAACATGTcacccatttcattgaaacttgcaacaatgctgggatgGAGGAAGACTACCTCGTCAAGAAGTTTGTGCGCTCGTTGAAAGGTAACgcctttgactggtacaccaaCCTCAAGCCCGAGTTTATTAACAGTTGGGATCAGCTAGAAAAAGAATTCCTCAActgtttctacagcactcgtcgcaCCATAAGCATGCtggagctgaccagtacgaaacagtggaaggATGAACCTATCATCGACTACATTaatagatggcgttcattaagtctggattgcaaagatcagctttctgaaacctccgccattgacatgtgcgttcaaggcatgcactgggggttacattacatcctccaaggcataaaaccgaGAACATTTGAGGTGTTGGCAACtcgttcccaccacatagagctGAGTATCGCCAATCACGGGAAGAAAGAACCGATCACCGACTTCAAGAAGGATAAGGTGTTTGCCCCAAATATAGACAAGATTGGGAAAAAGCCCGCCAAGGAAGCTTTTACCGTCAAtactacccccatcaagacctcctccaCGCCCATCAagattgatgtgataaaagatagcactcaaattaaaccctctttttga
- the LOC137747943 gene encoding uncharacterized protein has protein sequence MAINMEITALEVYDDSKLIINQLLTEYKVRKYDLIPYFQLVTQLLQKFKVITLEHVPRKENQMADALANLTSSMTLGEDKAADVLICQRWVISLITKMILDNTNIISVLLVDAEEWRLPQIDYLERRKLPDDPKNRSEIRRRALRFLYYKGTLYRRSFE, from the coding sequence atggcgatcaacatggaaatcacagcccTTGAGGTATATGATgactccaagctcataatcaatcaactcttaactgaatataaGGTGAGGAAATATGATCTCATTCCATACTTCCAGCTGGTAACTCAGCTGTTACAAAAGTTTAAGGTCAtaacactagaacatgtgccaagaaaagaaaatcaaatggcagacgctctcgccaaccTAACCTCGAGTATGACATTAGGAGAAGACAAAGCTGCAGACGTGCTaatttgccaaagatgggtgatctCGCTTATCACCAAAATGATACTTGACAATACAAACATCATCTCAGTACTTCTGGTCGacgctgaagagtggagactgCCACAGATCGACTACTTGGAGCGTAGAAAACTTCCAGATGATCCTAAAAACCGTTctgaaatacgtcgacgagcgcTTCGCTTCCTCTattacaaaggaacactctaccgacgctcttttgaatgA
- the LOC137747944 gene encoding uncharacterized protein — protein sequence MEAVLQLESQILSLRMAIREGLTDEENAKLRLQELEVLDERRLEAQQHFECYQAQVSKAFNKKVHPCSFQMGYLILALRKAIVTTHKTKSKFTSKWDGPYVIQEIYTNGAYLIMAEDGLKIGPINGRFLKCYYP from the coding sequence ATGGAAGCTGTTCTACAGCTTGAAAGTCAAATCctctcactaaggatggctatacgagaaggcttgactgatgaagagaaTGCAAAGTTACGCCTTCAAGAGCTGGAAGTactggatgagagaaggctcgaagctcagcAGCACTTTGAGTGTTATCAAGCACAAGTCTCCAAGGCTTTCAACAAGAAAGTTCACCCTTGTTCTTTTCAAATGGGATATCTCATCCTTGCATTGCGTAAGGCTATCGTCACaactcacaagacaaaaagcaagttcacatcaaagtgggatggaccatACGTAATACAAGAAATCTACACCAacggcgcctacttaatcatggcggAAGATGgcttgaagatcggccccatcaatggTAGATTCTTGAAGTGCTACTACCCTTAA